AACAATATGATATTGGGACTAGCTGTAGGCAAAGTGTAGAAAACCGGTATTTTCTGGtaaccaagaaattatcaatGCATTAACAGCATTGAGTACAAATACATAACACAAGTCAGACAGTTGACGTTACAATGACAtgcaaaggaaagaaaaattaacaaaGTGAAGTTTGTCTACAGACTTATTAAGTACGAACTCCCATTCAGAAATGCTAGTTTCAGATCACAATGCAACTTCCAGAGATGCTTCACAGTGAAAAAAACGAAACACTTGCAGAGTTAACACGTAACAACCTAATCTATGAGAAAAGTAGCATGGGATATATGaagatttattaaaatagttgTCAGAGTTTCAATAAGGGAACGCAATTGTTGTTGTAATTCATAATAGTATGTAATTCCTAAACATCCAAGACTGTAAGAAAATTGTGAGAACCTAAAACACATACAATCTAGCTCTAGGGGCAGGAATAAGCATGGGAAGCTACAGCCTAAACCAATCTACACGACAATCTCAAGTCCACATACTCACTCAAACTTTCtataaaatgatgaaaagagttcccgaaaaagaaaaaatagtagCAGCTATTCACCTCGGCATTGTTGACCCAAACTGTGTGAGCAGCAAGTAAGTTCTTTTGCAAAAAATCTATCTTATCCAGGAATGTAACAGTTCCATGTTCCACTTTTCGTGTATCCATCACAACTTGATTCTCATAAGCTATTTCTGAAACATGCTGAGGATTAGGAAGATTAAATAAATCCATATTTCAAACACAGTAGAGCCAATAAAAAGCAgcaataatttcttataataaaatttatgcatcaaagagatagagagaaagagagagacaCTACCATATGGATTCCAGTATTCAGTTCCCTAGCTATATCTCTTGTTTCAAGTAATAGACGATCAGTTGAATTCATAATTTGCCTGATTCCAAACCATACCCTAATGCGCCCCTCTGCTGTATTATGATACTTCTCGTAAAGCTCCTTTTGAGACTGTTCCCTTGAAGTGAAAATCAGACACTATATCTAAGTTCTTTAACAACAAAAACGCACGCACATGCACATATCTCTATATATAACCTCCAATTAATTCTAGACCTGAATACAATCATCTGTAGTTCGACTGGCCCAAGATGGTGGTAAACCTTCACCAGAATCCATAACTGACTGAGTTAAACAAGCTCGTAATCCTAATTCCTCAGCTGCTTTAGCCATTCCAGATACATGTTGCCCTCCCGCCTCAGCAAAACAAGTAACCTAATTCGAACTAATCCATCAGATTTCTTTCCAAAACCAAACAAATGATGTATAAGATTtcgattcttgattcttgcaAAATCATGTCTCTCTGGTGGCATGActccatttctttcaaaatgctGAAGTCTAAAATTACAGAAGGTTAATTACATTGGATTCTAGCCAATTCTCGTGTTTGGATAgttcgaattcaattctttcaacttcgaaaaagaaaaggcgTTTTGCCAATtttacaagaattcaattcttaagTTGAAAAAATTGGATTCTAACAACTCATACACGAAAATTGACTAAACAGAATTGGAATGAATtcttgcaattttttttagacactcaataaatatgcaattaaagaaaaaaataacaccaACACCAGAATGGATGAGTTCAATTCCACAAAGTAAGGTGGAAATATAAGAATCAAGCTCAGTCATATTAGATTCATAAGGCCAGATTCTACGGTGCAGCCACGTCATCAAATCCACGTCATCAGCTATCCCTCTACCTAGCTGTTGCGAAGTGTGAACATGCGTGTTAACGAATCCTAGTAGTTACGGAACGCACCGTGTCAAATCAATTaacaaatcataaaattaattaga
The sequence above is drawn from the Ricinus communis isolate WT05 ecotype wild-type chromosome 7, ASM1957865v1, whole genome shotgun sequence genome and encodes:
- the LOC8286752 gene encoding 5-methylthioadenosine/S-adenosylhomocysteine deaminase isoform X3, with amino-acid sequence MATKTSSSVLIILHNAAIVTMDAESRVFRNGGVFIEQDKIKAIGQSSDILGEYSTIADHIINLHGQFLLPGFVNTHVHTSQQLGRGIADDVDLMTWLHRRIWPYESNMTELDSYISTLLCGIELIHSGVTCFAEAGGQHVSGMAKAAEELGLRACLTQSVMDSGEGLPPSWASRTTDDCIQSQKELYEKYHNTAEGRIRVWFGIRQIMNSTDRLLLETRDIARELNTGIHMHVSEIAYENQVVMDTRKVEHGTVTFLDKIDFLQKNLLAAHTVWVNNAEIGLLSRAGVKVSHCPASAMRMLGFAPIKEMLDSSICVSVGTDGAPSNNRMSMVDEMYLASLMNKGREVFTNGTTNPTVLPAETVLKMVTINGAKTVLWDDEIGSIEVGKKADLIVINPSTWSMVPVHDWMCCEVRA